A DNA window from Citrobacter tructae contains the following coding sequences:
- the glgB gene encoding 1,4-alpha-glucan branching enzyme, protein MSVRIDRDVINALIAGHFADPFSVLGMHQTEAGLEVRALLPDATEVWVIEPKTGRKVGKLDCLDSRGFFCAVLPRRKNFFRYQLAVVWHGQQNLIDDPYRFGPLIQDMDAWLLSEGTHLRPYETLGAHADTMDGVTGTRFSVWAPNAQRVSVVGQFNYWDGRRHPMRLRKESGIWELFIPGAQHGQLYKYEMIDANGHLRVKADPYAFEAQMRPETASLICGLPEKVVQTEERKKANQFDAPISIYEVHLGSWRRHTDNNFWLSYRELADQLIPYVKWMGFTHLELLPINEHPFDGSWGYQPTGMYAPTRRFGTRDDFRYFVNAAHQAGLNVILDWVPGHFPSDDFGLAQFDGTSLYEHSDPREGYHQDWNTLIYNYGRREVSNYLVGNALYWIERFGIDALRVDAVASMIYRDYSRKEGEWIPNEFGGRENLEAIEFLRNTNRILGEQVPGAVSMAEESTDFAGVSRPQDMGGLGFWYKWNLGWMHDTLDYMKLDPVYRQHHHDKLTFGMLYNYTENFVLPLSHDEVVHGKKSILDRMPGDAWQKFANLRAYYGWMWAFPGKKLLFMGNEFAQGREWNHDASLDWHLLEGGDNWHHGVQRLVRDLNHTYRHHKALHELDFDGYGFEWLVVDDNERSVLIFVRRDKAGNEIIVASNFTPVPRPGYRFGINQPGKWREILNTDSMHYHGSNTGNGGAVHSDEIASHGRQHSLSLTLPPLATIWLVREG, encoded by the coding sequence ATGTCCGTTCGTATCGATAGAGACGTGATTAATGCGCTAATTGCAGGCCATTTTGCGGATCCTTTTTCCGTACTCGGTATGCACCAAACTGAAGCCGGGCTTGAAGTTCGTGCCCTATTACCTGACGCCACCGAAGTGTGGGTGATCGAACCAAAAACCGGACGTAAAGTCGGCAAGCTGGACTGTCTCGACTCTCGCGGTTTTTTCTGTGCTGTACTTCCCCGCCGTAAAAATTTCTTTCGCTACCAACTGGCTGTTGTCTGGCATGGACAGCAGAATCTGATCGATGACCCTTATCGTTTTGGCCCGCTTATTCAGGACATGGACGCCTGGCTGTTATCCGAAGGGACGCACCTGCGCCCTTACGAAACGCTGGGCGCACATGCCGATACCATGGATGGCGTAACCGGTACGCGTTTCTCCGTCTGGGCGCCGAATGCACAACGCGTCTCGGTGGTGGGGCAGTTCAACTACTGGGACGGTCGCCGCCATCCGATGCGCCTGCGTAAAGAGAGCGGCATTTGGGAGCTGTTTATCCCTGGCGCACAGCATGGTCAGTTGTATAAATACGAGATGATCGATGCCAACGGCCATTTGCGTGTCAAAGCCGATCCGTATGCCTTCGAAGCGCAAATGCGCCCGGAAACGGCGTCGCTTATCTGCGGTCTGCCGGAAAAAGTGGTGCAAACCGAGGAACGCAAAAAAGCCAACCAGTTTGATGCGCCGATCTCTATCTACGAAGTACACCTGGGCTCGTGGCGTCGTCACACGGATAACAACTTCTGGCTGAGCTATCGTGAACTGGCGGATCAGTTGATTCCCTACGTGAAGTGGATGGGCTTTACCCATCTTGAGCTGCTGCCGATTAATGAGCACCCGTTTGACGGTAGCTGGGGCTACCAGCCGACCGGCATGTATGCGCCGACCCGCCGTTTCGGCACGCGCGATGACTTCCGCTATTTTGTAAACGCGGCGCATCAGGCGGGTTTGAACGTGATCCTCGACTGGGTGCCTGGTCACTTCCCGTCGGATGACTTTGGTCTGGCTCAGTTTGATGGCACCAGTTTGTATGAGCACAGCGACCCGCGCGAAGGTTATCATCAGGACTGGAACACACTGATCTACAACTACGGTCGTCGTGAAGTCAGCAACTATCTGGTGGGCAATGCCCTGTACTGGATTGAGCGTTTTGGTATTGACGCGCTGCGCGTGGATGCCGTGGCATCGATGATTTATCGCGATTACAGCCGTAAAGAAGGCGAGTGGATCCCCAACGAATTTGGCGGTCGTGAAAACCTCGAAGCCATTGAATTTTTACGTAACACCAACCGTATTCTTGGCGAACAGGTGCCGGGTGCTGTGAGTATGGCGGAAGAGTCGACCGACTTTGCTGGTGTTTCAAGACCGCAGGATATGGGCGGCTTAGGGTTCTGGTATAAGTGGAACCTGGGCTGGATGCACGACACGCTTGACTACATGAAGCTGGACCCGGTTTATCGCCAGCATCACCACGATAAGCTGACCTTCGGCATGCTGTACAACTACACCGAGAACTTTGTCCTGCCGTTGTCGCACGATGAAGTGGTGCACGGTAAGAAATCGATCCTCGACCGCATGCCGGGCGATGCGTGGCAGAAGTTTGCCAACCTGCGCGCCTACTATGGCTGGATGTGGGCCTTCCCCGGCAAGAAATTGCTGTTTATGGGCAACGAGTTTGCTCAGGGACGCGAATGGAACCACGACGCCAGCCTCGACTGGCATCTGCTGGAAGGCGGTGATAACTGGCACCACGGCGTACAGCGTCTAGTGCGCGACCTGAACCACACCTATCGTCATCACAAAGCGTTGCATGAACTCGACTTTGACGGCTACGGTTTTGAATGGCTGGTGGTCGATGACAACGAACGTTCGGTGCTGATTTTTGTCCGTCGTGACAAAGCCGGCAATGAAATTATCGTTGCCAGCAACTTTACGCCAGTCCCGCGTCCTGGCTATCGCTTTGGCATCAATCAACCAGGCAAATGGCGTGAAATCCTCAACACCGATTCGATGCACTACCACGGTAGCAATACTGGCAACGGCGGCGCGGTACACAGCGATGAAATTGCCAGCCACGGTCGTCAGCATTCACTGAGCCTTACGTTGCCGCCTCTGGCCACGATCTGGCTGGTGCGGGAGGGGTGA
- the glgX gene encoding glycogen debranching protein GlgX produces the protein MAQLATGNATPHGATYDGHGVNFTLFSAHAERVELCVFDDQGCEHRYDLPGRSGDIWHGYLADARPGLRYGYRVHGPWQPQQGHRFNPAKLLIDPCARRVDGELKDNPLLHGGGNEPDHHDNAAIALKSVVVSDRYDWEDDAAPRTPWGNTVIYEAHVKGLTYLHPDIPQEIRGTYKALGHPVMIDYFKHLGITALELLPVAHFASEPRLQRLGLSNYWGYNPVAMFALHPAYACSPESALDEFRDAVKALHKAGIEVILDIVLNHSAELDLEGPVFSLRGIDNRSYYWIREDGDYYNWTGCGNTLNLSHPGVVEYACECLRYWVETCHVDGFRFDLASVMGRTPEFRQDAPLFTAIQNCPLLSRVKLIAEPWDIGEGGYQVGNFPPPFAEWNDHFRDAARRFWLQRNLPLGEFAGRFAASSDMFKRNGRKPGASVNLVTAHDGFTLRDCVCFTNKHNEANGEENRDGTSNNYSDNHGKEGLGGTLDLIERRRDSIHALLTTLLLSQGTPMLLAGDEHGHSQHGNNNAYCQDNALTWLDWQQANSGLTTFTAALIRLRQQIPALTGDCWWEEGDGNVRWLNRYAQPLSADEWQNGPKQMQILLSDRFLIAINATLEVTDIVLPEGEWHAIPPFAGEDNPVLTAVWQGPAHGLCVFQRR, from the coding sequence ATGGCGCAACTGGCAACCGGTAACGCCACGCCCCATGGCGCAACGTATGACGGTCATGGTGTCAATTTCACCCTTTTTTCGGCGCACGCCGAGCGCGTTGAGTTATGCGTATTCGATGATCAAGGTTGCGAGCATCGCTATGACCTGCCAGGGCGTAGCGGCGATATCTGGCACGGCTATCTGGCTGATGCCAGGCCCGGTTTGCGCTACGGCTATCGTGTACATGGTCCGTGGCAGCCGCAGCAGGGACACCGTTTTAACCCGGCGAAACTGCTGATTGATCCCTGCGCGCGCCGCGTGGACGGCGAGTTGAAAGATAACCCGCTGCTGCACGGTGGGGGTAACGAACCGGATCACCACGATAACGCAGCGATAGCCCTGAAAAGCGTGGTGGTGTCCGATCGTTATGACTGGGAAGACGATGCCGCGCCGCGCACGCCGTGGGGCAACACCGTCATCTATGAAGCCCACGTCAAAGGGTTGACGTATCTGCACCCGGATATTCCGCAAGAGATTCGCGGCACCTATAAAGCGCTCGGTCATCCGGTGATGATCGACTATTTCAAACACCTCGGCATTACCGCGCTTGAGCTGTTGCCGGTGGCGCATTTTGCCAGCGAGCCACGACTGCAGCGTTTGGGGCTGTCGAACTACTGGGGCTACAACCCGGTGGCGATGTTCGCGCTGCATCCAGCCTACGCCTGCTCGCCAGAGAGTGCGCTTGATGAGTTTCGCGATGCGGTGAAAGCGCTGCACAAAGCCGGAATTGAGGTGATTCTCGATATTGTTTTGAACCACAGCGCCGAGCTGGATCTTGAAGGACCGGTCTTCTCCCTGCGCGGAATTGATAACCGTAGCTATTATTGGATTAGGGAAGATGGCGATTACTACAACTGGACCGGCTGTGGGAACACCCTCAACCTGAGCCACCCCGGCGTGGTGGAGTATGCATGCGAATGCCTGCGTTATTGGGTTGAAACCTGCCACGTGGATGGTTTTCGTTTTGATTTAGCATCCGTCATGGGGCGCACACCTGAGTTTCGTCAGGATGCGCCGCTGTTTACCGCGATCCAAAACTGCCCGCTGCTCTCTCGCGTTAAGCTGATTGCGGAGCCGTGGGATATCGGTGAGGGCGGATATCAGGTGGGTAATTTCCCCCCACCGTTTGCCGAGTGGAATGACCATTTCCGTGACGCGGCGCGACGCTTCTGGCTCCAGCGTAATCTGCCCCTCGGGGAGTTTGCCGGACGTTTTGCGGCATCCAGCGATATGTTTAAACGTAATGGTCGCAAACCTGGCGCATCGGTCAATCTGGTGACCGCGCATGATGGTTTTACGCTGCGTGACTGTGTGTGCTTCACAAATAAGCACAATGAGGCGAACGGTGAGGAAAATCGCGACGGCACTAGCAATAACTACAGCGACAATCATGGTAAAGAAGGATTAGGCGGCACGCTGGACCTGATTGAACGGCGGCGCGACAGCATTCATGCCCTGTTAACGACGCTGTTGCTCTCTCAGGGGACGCCGATGTTGTTGGCGGGCGATGAGCATGGTCATAGCCAGCACGGCAACAATAACGCTTACTGCCAGGATAACGCTTTAACTTGGCTGGACTGGCAGCAGGCAAACAGCGGGCTAACCACATTTACTGCCGCGTTGATTCGTCTTCGCCAGCAAATTCCTGCATTAACAGGTGATTGCTGGTGGGAAGAGGGCGACGGCAATGTGCGTTGGCTGAACCGATACGCACAACCCTTAAGTGCGGATGAGTGGCAAAACGGCCCGAAGCAGATGCAGATCCTGCTTTCAGACCGTTTCCTGATCGCGATAAACGCCACGCTTGAGGTAACAGATATCGTTTTACCTGAAGGGGAATGGCACGCCATCCCCCCATTTGCCGGAGAGGATAATCCGGTGCTTACGGCTGTCTGGCAGGGACCTGCGCACGGACTGTGTGTGTTCCAGAGAAGATAA